A stretch of the Panicum virgatum strain AP13 chromosome 9N, P.virgatum_v5, whole genome shotgun sequence genome encodes the following:
- the LOC120688939 gene encoding sulfate transporter 3.2-like, with protein sequence MVMRSHQIVAVAPPPRVPVPPPRSFLRTVGAGLRETLFPDEPWRAVAREPAGRARALAALRYALPCLEWLPSYSLADLRADVVSGLTVASLAVPQGISYARLAGLDPVIGLYSSFVPALVYTVLGSSRDLAVGTMAVGSLLFASTLGPAAPPASEPALYARLAFTATFFAGAFQAALGLLRLGFLVDFLSHAAIVGFMGGCATVVCLGQLRGFLGLPHFTHHTGLPAILASVFSQTGQWHWQPFVLGCCLFLFLQITRYLGKRRPKLFWVSAAAPLVSVILSTVLVYLIHGEKHGIQSIGSIKKGINPSSIHSLLFSSPHTWLAAKTGIITGIISLAEGSAVARSFAMAKNYHVDGNKEMIAFGAMNMAGSCASCYLTAGPFSRSAVNRDAGCRTAASNAVMALAVLATLLFLTPLFRHTPQVALSAIIASAMLGVVDLRAAARLARVDKVDFCVCLGTFLGVVFASVDIGLVVAVAVLVLRILLSVARPRTMALGRVPGTTVYRRMDQYATARGTPGVLVLRIDSPIYFANASYLRERIARWVDDEEDRIRAAGEESLRCVVLDMGAVTSIDSCGTKMVEDLKKSLDKRRLQMALANPGSEIMRKLDKSEVLQLVGDEWIFLTVAEACDYAQSNCKFGTVSPDEMV encoded by the exons ATGGTGATGAGGAGCCACCAGAtcgtcgccgtcgcgccgccgccgcgcgtgccgGTGCCCCCGCCGCGCTCGTTCCTCCGCACGGTCGGCGCCGGCCTCCGGGAGACGCTCTTCCCGGACGAGCCGTGGCGCGCCGTGGCGCGCGAGCCCGCGGGCcgggcgcgcgcgctcgccgcgctccgctACGCGCTCCCCTGCCTCGAGTGGCTGCCGTCCTACTCGCTCGCCGACCTCCGGGCCGACGTCGTCTCCGGCCTCACCGTCGCCAGCCTCGCCGTCCCGCAGGGCATCAGCTACGCCAGGCTCGCCGGACTGGACCCCGTCATCGGCCTCT ACTCGAGCTTCGTGCCGGCGCTGGTGTACACGGTGCTGGGGAGCTCGCGGGACCTGGCGGTGGGCACCATGGCCGTCGGCTCGCTGCTCTTCGCCTCCACGctggggccggcggcgccgcccgcctcggAGCCGGCGCTGTACGCGCGCCTCGCCTTCACGGCCACCTTCTTCGCGGGCGCCTTCCAGGCCGCGCTGGGCCTGCTCCGCCTCGGCttcctcgtcgacttcctctcGCACGCCGCCATCGTCGGCTTCATGGGCGGCTGCGCCACCGTCGTCTGCCTCGGCCAGCTCAGGGGGTTCCTCGGCCTCCCGCACTTCACCCACCACACCGGCCTCCCCGCCATCCTGGCCTCCGTCTTCTCCCAGACGGGCCAGTGGCACTGGCAACCCTTTGTTCTTGGAtgctgcctcttcctcttcctgcaaATCACTCGATACTTGGGCAAGAGGCGGCCCAAGTTGTTCTGGgtatcggcggcggcgccgttggTCTCGGTCATCCTCTCCACCGTTCTGGTCTACCTCATCCATGGGGAGAAGCACGGAATTCAATCG ATCGGCTCCATCAAGAAGGGCATAAACCCGTCCTCCATCCACAGCCTGCTCTTCTCGTCGCCGCACACGTGGCTCGCCGCCAAGACCGGGATCATCACCGGCATCATCTCCCTCGCT GAAGGGTCCGCGGTGGCGAGGAGCTTCGCCATGGCCAAGAACTACCACGTCGACGGGAACAAGGAGATGATCGCCTTCGGGGCGATGAACATGGCGGGGTCCTGCGCCTCCTGCTACCTCACGGCGGGGCCCTTCTCGCGCTCGGCGGTCAACCGCGACGCCGGCTGCCGGACGGCCGCGTCCAACGCCGTCATGGCGCTGGCCGTGCTGGCCACGCTCCTCTTCCTCACGCCGCTCTTCCGCCACACGCCGCAGGTGGCGCTCTCGGCCATCATCGCCTCCGCCATGCTGGGCGTCGTCGACCtccgcgccgcggcgcgcctCGCGCGCGTGGACAAGGTCGACTTCTGCGTCTGCCTCGGCACCTTCCTGGGCGTCGTCTTCGCCAGCGTCGACAtcggcctcgtcgtcgccgtcgcggtgcTGGTCCTCCGGATCCTGCTCTCCGTCGCGCGGCCGCGGACGATGGCCCTGGGGAGGGTGCCGGGCACCACGGTGTACCGGAGGATGGACCAGTACGCCACGGCCCGGGGCACGCCTGGGGTGCTCGTGCTCCGCATCGACTCGCCCATCTACTTCGCCAACGCGAGCTACCTGCGGGAGAGGATCGCGCGGTGggtcgacgacgaggaggacaggatcagggccgccggcgaggagagcCTGCGGTGCGTCGTCCTGGACATGGGAGCCGTCACGAGCATCGACTCGTGCGGGACCAAGATGGTGGAGGATCTCAAGAAGAGCCTCGACAAGAGACGCCTGCAGATGGCGCTGGCGAACCCCGGGAGCGAGATCATGAGGAAGCTGGACAAATCCGAGGTGCTCCAGCTCGTCGGCGACGAGTGGATCTTCCTCACGGTGGCCGAGGCCTGCGACTACGCGCAGAGCAACTGCAAGTTTGGAACCGTGTCTCCTGATGAGatggtctga